A section of the Agarivorans litoreus genome encodes:
- the glmU gene encoding bifunctional UDP-N-acetylglucosamine diphosphorylase/glucosamine-1-phosphate N-acetyltransferase GlmU — protein sequence MNFSVVILAAGKGTRMRSTLPKVLHKLADKPMVQHVIDTAKKLKPEAIHLIYGHGGELIKQQIQDPSLNWIEQAEQLGTGHAMQQAAPHFAPNQPVVMLYGDTPLISEQTIQRLIEALPENGIGLLTVDQEDPTGYGRIVRENGSVAAIVEHKDATAEQLAIKEVNTGVLVANSNDFNRWLANLSNDNAQGEYYVTDIIEMATKEGNVVQAVQPDSIVEVQGVNDRVQLNGLERAYQKAQAEQLLRDGVSLADANRFDLRGELSIGSDCFIDINVIIKGKVTIGNNVTIEANAILIDCEIGDNVTIKANSIIEQASLAADASAGPFARLRPGAKLEQDAHVGNFVEMKKSTLGKGSKAGHLTYLGDTTVGEKVNIGAGTITCNYDGVNKFQTVIEDGAFIGSDTQLVAPVTVGKNATVGAGSTITSDVEAEVLAISRTKQRSIKAWQRPVKKS from the coding sequence ATGAACTTCAGCGTTGTTATTTTGGCTGCCGGTAAAGGAACAAGGATGCGTTCAACTTTACCGAAGGTACTTCATAAGTTAGCGGATAAACCAATGGTGCAGCACGTCATCGATACCGCTAAAAAATTAAAGCCAGAAGCTATTCACCTTATCTACGGCCATGGCGGTGAATTGATTAAACAGCAAATACAAGACCCAAGCTTAAATTGGATTGAGCAAGCTGAGCAACTAGGTACTGGTCATGCTATGCAACAAGCTGCACCGCATTTTGCGCCTAATCAGCCTGTCGTTATGTTATACGGTGATACCCCCTTAATTAGCGAACAAACAATTCAGCGCTTAATTGAAGCCTTGCCAGAAAATGGCATTGGTTTACTCACCGTAGATCAAGAAGACCCAACCGGCTATGGGCGAATTGTGCGTGAAAACGGCAGTGTAGCAGCGATTGTTGAGCACAAAGATGCAACCGCTGAGCAGCTAGCGATTAAAGAAGTGAACACCGGTGTATTAGTGGCAAACAGTAATGACTTTAACCGCTGGTTGGCTAACTTAAGTAACGACAATGCTCAAGGCGAATACTACGTTACCGACATTATTGAAATGGCCACTAAAGAAGGCAACGTGGTACAAGCGGTACAACCCGACTCTATTGTTGAAGTGCAAGGGGTTAATGACCGAGTTCAACTAAACGGTTTAGAGCGCGCATACCAAAAAGCCCAAGCTGAACAGCTACTGCGTGATGGGGTAAGTTTGGCCGATGCTAACCGCTTTGATTTACGTGGTGAGTTAAGCATTGGTAGCGACTGTTTCATCGATATCAACGTTATAATTAAGGGCAAAGTTACCATTGGTAACAATGTGACTATTGAAGCTAACGCTATTTTGATTGATTGTGAGATTGGCGATAATGTCACCATTAAAGCTAACAGCATTATTGAACAAGCTAGCTTAGCGGCAGATGCTTCCGCTGGTCCATTTGCTCGCCTTCGCCCTGGAGCCAAGCTGGAGCAAGATGCTCATGTAGGTAACTTTGTAGAAATGAAGAAGTCTACTCTAGGTAAAGGCTCTAAAGCTGGTCACCTAACTTATCTAGGTGATACTACGGTAGGTGAAAAAGTGAATATTGGTGCTGGCACTATTACCTGTAATTACGATGGTGTTAATAAATTCCAAACTGTGATTGAAGACGGTGCCTTTATTGGCAGTGATACCCAGTTAGTTGCTCCAGTTACCGTGGGTAAGAATGCAACTGTAGGTGCGGGTTCTACAATTACAAGTGATGTGGAAGCTGAAGTATTGGCAATATCTAGAACCAAGCAGCGCAGTATTAAAGCTTGGCAACGTCCCGTTAAAAAATCTTAA
- a CDS encoding mechanosensitive ion channel family protein: MLKELTRYCGALVLAALLVCFPITSVMAVDSGSDQATLLLEKYQRQQQRIEKIKANIDQVSSIEQAAISHRLLERHLHAFETINQLSQYLIEQKALGLADEQVLAEVEQIIAQNNQDLVNGIEKQQLEFNKAYAEEEADGIKAFQLYIEHLTSSDLIYNAMVQQIVNQQALGFNVDAEKEYLIDRLYTRAESFSGMVGLVGKKREELGKLIKITPDDQSLKDQLAVVTEQLAVAGESFKLTVDLLTQLGFNASFYQQTLLKLGGQITTDVLDVDILGGIAKRWLERLSEYFVEHGGEWIFKLFLLVAIYYIFRSLSRLVRKLMTKSLDSSKLNLSSLMKDMIISSVARVVIIIGILFALAQVGISLAPILAGLGVAGFIIGFALQDTLGNFAAGLMILIYRPYDVGDMVEVGGGVFGKVKSMNLVSTTILTIDNQTLVIPNSKIWGDVIKNVTAQKLRRVDLVFGIGYSDDIEKAEAVLNELLEQHPMVLPEPEPTVKLHVLNESSVDFIVRPWVKTDDYWNVYWDITREVKMRFDRDGISIPFPQRDVHFYPATSEAAQIEK, from the coding sequence ATGTTAAAGGAATTAACGCGTTATTGTGGTGCTCTGGTACTAGCTGCTTTGTTAGTCTGCTTTCCGATAACTTCGGTTATGGCAGTCGATTCTGGGAGTGACCAAGCAACCTTGCTGTTAGAAAAGTATCAGCGTCAGCAACAGCGGATCGAAAAAATTAAAGCCAATATCGACCAAGTATCAAGTATTGAGCAGGCGGCTATCTCTCACCGTTTATTAGAGCGCCATTTGCATGCCTTTGAGACCATTAATCAACTTTCTCAATATTTGATTGAGCAAAAAGCTTTGGGCTTAGCCGATGAGCAAGTGTTGGCTGAAGTTGAGCAAATTATTGCCCAAAATAACCAAGATTTAGTGAATGGTATCGAAAAGCAGCAGCTTGAGTTTAATAAGGCTTATGCCGAAGAAGAAGCTGATGGTATTAAAGCTTTCCAACTCTATATCGAACACCTTACTAGTTCTGATCTTATTTATAATGCCATGGTGCAGCAAATTGTTAATCAACAAGCCTTAGGTTTTAATGTAGATGCAGAAAAAGAATACTTGATCGATCGATTATATACCCGCGCTGAGTCCTTTTCTGGCATGGTGGGCTTGGTGGGTAAAAAGCGCGAAGAACTCGGCAAGTTAATTAAAATTACGCCGGATGATCAAAGCCTTAAAGACCAATTAGCAGTTGTTACCGAGCAGCTTGCTGTTGCTGGGGAAAGCTTTAAGCTTACCGTCGATTTACTTACTCAGTTAGGCTTTAACGCGTCTTTCTATCAGCAGACTTTACTAAAGCTTGGCGGTCAAATTACTACCGATGTTTTGGATGTGGATATATTAGGTGGCATTGCTAAACGTTGGTTAGAACGTTTATCAGAATACTTTGTTGAGCACGGTGGTGAATGGATTTTCAAGCTGTTTTTGCTGGTGGCTATCTACTATATTTTCCGCTCATTATCGCGTTTGGTGCGTAAACTGATGACCAAGAGTTTGGATTCATCCAAGCTAAATTTGTCGTCATTAATGAAAGACATGATTATTTCCTCGGTCGCTCGAGTTGTCATCATTATAGGAATTCTATTTGCGCTCGCTCAAGTGGGGATTTCGCTGGCTCCTATCTTGGCCGGTTTAGGTGTGGCCGGTTTCATTATTGGTTTTGCCTTGCAAGATACTCTAGGTAACTTTGCTGCTGGTTTGATGATTTTGATTTATCGCCCTTACGATGTAGGCGATATGGTTGAAGTGGGTGGTGGAGTATTTGGTAAGGTGAAAAGCATGAACCTTGTATCAACCACCATTCTCACCATTGATAACCAAACCTTGGTTATACCCAATAGCAAAATTTGGGGTGACGTAATCAAAAACGTTACTGCGCAAAAATTGCGCCGGGTGGATTTGGTGTTTGGTATTGGCTACTCCGATGACATTGAAAAAGCAGAGGCAGTATTAAACGAATTGCTCGAGCAGCATCCAATGGTATTGCCAGAACCAGAGCCCACCGTGAAGCTGCATGTACTTAACGAATCTTCAGTTGATTTTATTGTTCGCCCTTGGGTTAAAACCGATGATTACTGGAATGTATATTGGGATATTACCCGCGAAGTGAAAATGCGCTTCGACCGCGACGGTATCTCTATTCCGTTCCCGCAGCGCGATGTGCATTTTTATCCTGCCACTAGCGAAGCAGCGCAAATCGAAAAATAG
- the pyk gene encoding pyruvate kinase: MLRRTKIVTTLGPATDRDDVLEQLILSGANMVRLNFSHGTAEDHLARAAKVRELASKHKLHIAILGDLQGPKIRVSTFKDGKVNLNVGDSFILDSELDKGLGDEKQVGLDYKHLPKDVEPGDILLLDDGRIQLKVTAVKDSQVTTEVTIGGVLSNNKGINKLGGGLSAAALTDKDKADILTAAKIEVDYLAVSFPNSGEDMHYARRLTQQAGLATKLVAKVERAETVATEEAMIDIIKASDAVMVARGDLGVEIGDAELVGVQKTLIRLTRKYNRAVITATQMMESMISAPMPTRAEVMDVANAVLDGTDAVMLSGETAAGQYPIETVKAMASVCLGAEKQRSINVSKYRINYIFESISETVAMSTMFAANHMKGMKAIIALTESGSTPLLMSRLSSGLPIFSLSRHANTLSRCALYRGVYPIHFDESSEDIIQVSKIAIERLKEQGYLSKGDLVILTHGDVFDQTGHTNTSKILKVS, encoded by the coding sequence ATGTTAAGACGTACTAAAATAGTCACAACTTTAGGCCCCGCCACCGACCGAGACGATGTACTGGAACAACTGATATTAAGTGGTGCAAATATGGTGCGCCTTAACTTCTCTCATGGAACCGCAGAAGATCATTTGGCACGCGCTGCCAAAGTGAGAGAGTTAGCCAGCAAACACAAACTACACATTGCGATACTAGGCGACTTACAAGGTCCCAAAATTCGTGTTTCCACCTTTAAAGATGGCAAAGTAAACCTAAATGTAGGCGACAGCTTTATTTTAGATAGTGAGCTAGACAAAGGTTTAGGCGATGAAAAACAAGTAGGCCTAGATTACAAACACTTGCCTAAGGATGTTGAACCAGGTGATATCTTATTGCTCGATGATGGCCGTATTCAACTTAAAGTAACGGCGGTAAAAGACAGCCAAGTAACTACCGAAGTCACCATAGGTGGCGTTTTATCTAACAACAAAGGCATAAACAAACTTGGCGGTGGCTTATCTGCAGCAGCCCTTACCGATAAAGATAAAGCCGACATTTTAACCGCGGCCAAAATTGAAGTGGACTACCTAGCCGTATCATTCCCTAATAGTGGCGAAGACATGCATTATGCTCGTCGCCTTACCCAACAAGCAGGATTAGCCACCAAATTGGTTGCTAAGGTAGAACGCGCCGAAACTGTAGCAACCGAAGAAGCGATGATCGACATAATTAAAGCCTCGGATGCAGTAATGGTTGCACGTGGAGATTTAGGAGTAGAAATTGGCGACGCCGAATTAGTGGGTGTACAAAAAACCCTAATTCGCCTCACTCGAAAATACAATCGAGCAGTAATTACCGCCACTCAAATGATGGAATCGATGATTAGCGCACCAATGCCAACCCGTGCTGAGGTAATGGATGTAGCCAATGCCGTGCTAGATGGAACCGATGCAGTGATGCTTTCTGGCGAAACTGCCGCAGGCCAATACCCTATCGAAACAGTAAAGGCTATGGCCAGTGTATGTTTAGGCGCAGAAAAACAACGCAGCATTAACGTGTCGAAATACCGCATTAATTATATCTTCGAGAGTATTTCGGAAACAGTAGCCATGAGCACCATGTTTGCTGCCAACCACATGAAAGGCATGAAGGCGATAATTGCCCTTACTGAATCCGGCAGTACACCACTGTTAATGTCTCGTTTGAGTAGTGGCTTGCCGATTTTTTCGCTATCTCGCCATGCCAATACTTTAAGCCGTTGCGCCTTGTATCGTGGCGTTTACCCAATCCATTTTGATGAAAGTAGCGAAGACATAATACAAGTATCAAAAATTGCGATTGAGCGGCTAAAAGAGCAAGGCTATTTGAGCAAAGGCGACTTGGTTATATTGACCCACGGCGATGTATTCGACCAAACCGGTCATACCAACACAAGTAAGATACTGAAAGTAAGTTAG
- a CDS encoding DUF2786 domain-containing protein encodes MSRQRALEKIAKCLELGNSSNVHEAAQAIRMAHRLMLKHGLEQADIELIQMGKTSTQTLLPANVSENILRIIRGINSRFGVEAVLVNHKGLKRAEFVGHADRAVFAAFAFDIVYREMNQQVGSFRNSFAGSGTDNVTVARRVSSFTAGWLEGALEKLPDLTTNGRNEHMDDYLDEMFEKLDRETFKAKIKASMGQLTPDFQTGMKKGRKLSVNRPVEGARATSLLR; translated from the coding sequence GTGAGTCGTCAACGCGCCCTAGAAAAAATAGCTAAGTGTTTAGAGTTGGGTAACTCCTCAAATGTTCATGAGGCCGCTCAAGCTATTCGTATGGCTCATCGGCTCATGCTTAAACATGGTCTAGAACAAGCTGATATTGAGCTTATTCAAATGGGTAAAACCTCAACCCAAACCTTGTTACCTGCCAATGTAAGTGAAAATATTCTGCGGATTATCCGCGGCATTAATAGTCGTTTTGGGGTTGAAGCCGTGTTGGTTAATCACAAAGGTTTAAAACGTGCTGAGTTTGTTGGGCATGCCGACCGTGCGGTATTTGCCGCTTTTGCTTTTGATATTGTTTATCGGGAAATGAACCAGCAAGTGGGCTCTTTTAGAAATAGCTTTGCCGGCTCGGGCACCGATAACGTAACCGTGGCACGCCGAGTTAGCTCGTTTACTGCTGGTTGGTTGGAGGGCGCGCTAGAAAAACTGCCAGATCTCACCACTAATGGTCGTAACGAGCACATGGATGACTACCTTGATGAGATGTTTGAAAAATTAGATCGCGAAACCTTTAAAGCTAAAATCAAGGCGTCGATGGGGCAACTTACCCCAGATTTTCAAACTGGTATGAAAAAAGGCCGAAAACTGTCAGTTAATCGGCCTGTAGAAGGCGCTCGCGCTACTTCTTTGTTACGTTAG
- the viaA gene encoding ATPase RavA stimulator ViaA, protein MLDSLQFGVMLAESGLLDEAVREVMMRPQLMMIAESSPGIQSAMKSQVSKWKSQIRSQLGQITIEEKFAEEIALYQRSIELDSAAFSQQLDDLLIQLSVCSSFYGKASELAAHPHHRYSPMFQSYFCNQWFENIAKALNKAQLDEMKQHKQALLADLYQRVETLQAMPEMTESGDSNKLGRLWDMAAAKLRKSEVNLLKQFAVFLKSQKGLQKIAEQLGRMADQVSDPNASNAPVEEPQLIEEQLEQVTDDIVGVHEGDDLAKLLPNETMFLAYPELEVIFYKHLVDHQLMNYQMQGKQRKLRKVKTYKKAADETMLDKGPFVLAIDSSGSMQGFPEKCAKALAYGLMQIALAEQRDCYVIMFSTELITYELTKKDGLREVLNFLSYSFHGGTDMAAALQQAVKQMTEDKYQNADLVVLSDFIAPAPPNDLLDTIKQLKTQKNRFHALKLSSYGNPELMQVFDHLWDYTPSPMKRLFKR, encoded by the coding sequence ATGTTAGATAGCCTGCAATTTGGTGTGATGTTAGCCGAGTCGGGACTGCTTGATGAAGCAGTCCGCGAGGTGATGATGCGTCCGCAACTGATGATGATTGCAGAGTCTAGCCCTGGTATTCAAAGTGCCATGAAAAGCCAAGTTAGCAAATGGAAAAGCCAAATTCGTTCTCAGCTTGGTCAAATCACCATTGAAGAAAAATTTGCCGAAGAAATAGCGCTGTATCAGCGTTCTATTGAATTAGACAGTGCCGCATTCAGCCAACAGTTAGATGACTTATTGATACAGTTAAGCGTTTGTTCTTCTTTTTATGGCAAGGCAAGTGAGTTGGCTGCTCATCCTCACCACCGTTATAGCCCAATGTTTCAAAGTTACTTTTGTAATCAGTGGTTTGAAAACATCGCCAAGGCGCTTAATAAAGCTCAGTTAGATGAAATGAAGCAGCATAAGCAAGCCTTGCTGGCCGATCTTTATCAACGGGTTGAAACGCTGCAGGCGATGCCTGAAATGACTGAATCGGGTGACTCAAATAAGTTAGGTCGATTATGGGATATGGCGGCGGCAAAGCTGCGTAAAAGTGAAGTTAATTTGCTTAAGCAGTTTGCGGTGTTCCTTAAATCGCAAAAAGGTCTACAAAAAATTGCCGAGCAATTAGGCAGAATGGCCGACCAAGTGAGTGACCCAAATGCTAGCAATGCACCGGTTGAAGAGCCTCAATTGATTGAGGAGCAGTTAGAGCAAGTTACCGACGATATAGTTGGAGTGCACGAAGGTGATGATCTAGCCAAACTCTTGCCTAATGAAACCATGTTCTTAGCCTACCCAGAGTTAGAGGTTATTTTTTATAAGCACTTAGTTGATCACCAGCTAATGAATTATCAAATGCAGGGCAAGCAGCGCAAATTGCGTAAGGTGAAAACCTACAAAAAAGCAGCTGACGAGACCATGCTAGATAAGGGGCCATTCGTTTTGGCCATTGATAGCTCTGGCTCTATGCAAGGCTTTCCTGAGAAGTGTGCTAAAGCCCTAGCCTATGGCTTAATGCAAATAGCCTTAGCTGAACAGCGTGACTGTTATGTCATTATGTTTTCAACAGAGCTCATCACTTACGAACTCACCAAAAAAGATGGCTTAAGAGAAGTGCTTAATTTTCTATCTTACAGTTTTCATGGTGGCACCGATATGGCCGCAGCACTCCAGCAAGCGGTTAAACAAATGACAGAAGATAAATACCAAAATGCAGATTTAGTGGTATTGTCAGATTTTATTGCCCCTGCTCCACCCAATGATTTGTTAGATACAATCAAGCAGTTAAAAACGCAAAAAAATCGATTTCATGCGCTTAAACTATCTAGCTACGGAAACCCCGAATTAATGCAGGTGTTTGATCACCTCTGGGATTACACTCCTTCGCCAATGAAGCGCTTATTTAAACGATAA
- the trpB gene encoding tryptophan synthase subunit beta gives MNKQFEHPLPNSEGYFGEYGGSFIPPELQTVMNDINQAYLDIRQDPEFVKELTRLYQDYVGRPSPIFHAEHLSQTYGCDIYLKREDLNHTGAHKINHCLGEVLLAKKMGKTKVIAETGAGQHGVALATAAALLGLECDIHMGEVDIAKEHPNVVRMRILGANVIPATHGRKTLKEAVDSAFQAYMADPHSQLYAIGSVVGPHPFPMMVRDFQSIIGIEAREQFQAMTGALPDNLVACVGGGSNAMGLFSAFLEDEAVAMHGCEPAGRSLEEVGEHAATLTKGEPGTMHGFHSYMLKDEQGEPEQVYSVASGLDYPSVGPQHAYLKDLGRVQYGVVSDQEAIDAFFELSRLEGIIPAIESAHAVAHAINLAKQGNKGSILINLSGRGDKDIDFVVEKYGKEYGIESLL, from the coding sequence ATGAACAAACAGTTTGAACACCCGCTGCCAAACAGCGAAGGTTATTTTGGCGAATATGGTGGAAGTTTTATCCCGCCAGAGCTTCAAACAGTTATGAATGATATTAATCAGGCTTACTTAGACATTCGTCAAGATCCAGAGTTTGTAAAAGAGCTTACGCGTTTGTATCAAGACTATGTAGGTCGCCCTAGCCCAATTTTCCACGCCGAGCATTTATCGCAAACCTATGGCTGCGACATTTATTTAAAACGTGAAGACCTAAACCATACTGGCGCGCATAAAATTAATCACTGTTTAGGTGAAGTGCTACTGGCTAAAAAAATGGGAAAAACCAAAGTGATTGCCGAAACTGGCGCTGGTCAACATGGGGTTGCTTTAGCAACCGCTGCTGCCTTGTTAGGGTTAGAGTGTGATATTCACATGGGTGAAGTAGATATCGCTAAAGAGCACCCTAACGTAGTGAGAATGCGTATTTTAGGTGCCAATGTTATCCCCGCAACTCACGGTAGAAAAACCTTAAAAGAAGCTGTAGATAGCGCTTTTCAAGCTTACATGGCCGATCCTCATAGCCAGCTTTATGCTATTGGTTCGGTAGTTGGACCCCACCCCTTCCCGATGATGGTACGAGACTTCCAATCAATTATTGGCATAGAAGCGCGTGAGCAGTTCCAAGCAATGACCGGAGCTTTACCAGACAATTTAGTGGCTTGTGTTGGTGGTGGCTCTAACGCTATGGGGCTGTTTAGCGCCTTTTTAGAAGATGAAGCGGTCGCTATGCATGGTTGTGAACCTGCCGGTCGCAGTTTGGAAGAAGTGGGTGAACATGCAGCTACGTTAACCAAGGGTGAACCTGGCACTATGCATGGTTTCCATTCCTACATGCTTAAAGATGAGCAAGGAGAGCCTGAACAGGTTTATTCAGTCGCCAGCGGCCTAGATTATCCTTCGGTTGGACCACAACATGCCTATTTAAAAGACTTAGGCCGAGTTCAATATGGTGTAGTGAGTGACCAAGAAGCGATTGATGCTTTTTTTGAGCTCTCGCGTTTAGAAGGCATTATTCCAGCAATAGAATCTGCTCATGCAGTGGCGCACGCCATTAATTTAGCTAAACAAGGTAATAAAGGGTCAATTTTGATTAATTTATCGGGTCGAGGAGATAAAGATATCGACTTTGTGGTAGAGAAATACGGTAAAGAATACGGAATAGAATCGCTGCTATAA
- the nadE gene encoding ammonia-dependent NAD(+) synthetase, whose protein sequence is MKQAILAEMKVLPEIDPEFEVKRRIDFIKARLKQAGLKTLVLGISGGVDSTTTGRLAQLAVEQLNNENDSQDYRFIAMRLPFGEQKDEADAQLALGFIKPSHIVTTNIKAGTEGLHTSASESLVAAGLDLPAQAAVDFAKGNVKARMRMIAQYEIAGLSGGLVIGTDHSAENLTGFYTKHGDGACDLVPIFGLNKRQVRQVADYLGAPEKLIGKAPTADLEEDRPQLPDEVALGVTYDQIDDFLEGKKVADEVEQKLIGIYQRTQHKRQAIPTIYD, encoded by the coding sequence ATGAAACAGGCAATCTTGGCAGAAATGAAGGTTTTGCCAGAAATTGATCCAGAGTTTGAAGTTAAACGTCGAATCGACTTTATAAAAGCGCGTTTAAAACAAGCGGGTTTAAAAACACTAGTACTTGGTATTAGTGGCGGTGTTGATTCAACAACCACTGGTCGCTTAGCGCAGTTGGCCGTTGAACAGCTTAACAATGAGAATGATAGTCAAGACTACCGCTTTATTGCTATGCGTTTACCTTTTGGTGAGCAAAAAGATGAAGCCGACGCACAACTAGCTTTAGGGTTTATTAAACCCTCACATATTGTTACCACTAATATCAAAGCAGGTACCGAAGGCTTGCATACTAGTGCTAGTGAAAGTTTAGTGGCTGCTGGTTTAGATTTACCAGCCCAAGCTGCAGTGGATTTTGCCAAAGGCAATGTTAAGGCTCGTATGCGCATGATTGCCCAGTATGAGATTGCTGGGTTAAGTGGTGGCCTAGTTATTGGAACCGATCACTCAGCTGAAAATTTAACGGGTTTTTACACCAAGCATGGTGATGGTGCCTGTGATTTAGTGCCTATCTTTGGTTTAAACAAACGCCAAGTTCGCCAGGTTGCAGATTATTTAGGCGCACCAGAAAAGCTGATTGGTAAAGCGCCAACGGCCGATCTTGAAGAAGACCGTCCGCAATTACCCGATGAAGTGGCCTTAGGTGTTACTTATGACCAAATTGATGACTTCTTAGAAGGTAAGAAAGTAGCCGATGAAGTCGAGCAAAAACTTATTGGCATTTACCAACGTACTCAACATAAACGTCAGGCCATTCCTACCATTTACGACTAA
- a CDS encoding trimeric intracellular cation channel family protein: protein MGNAIIFSLDLFGTAIFAISGVLIASRRRMDLFGALVLACVTAIGGGTIRDMALGASPVFWVENGLYLWVILAASLGSVLLLNNFPTPPRWLLPVADAIGMAVFMAIGANKAYQYGAPMIVAVTMGVITACGGGMIRDVLANQVPLVLQREVYATACIVGGLVWVAALYLQFSDTIATSACILTALLIRLVAIRYHLSLPKLAKNR, encoded by the coding sequence TTGGGCAACGCCATCATATTTAGTCTTGATCTATTTGGTACCGCAATATTTGCCATTTCTGGGGTATTGATAGCCAGTCGTCGCCGAATGGATTTGTTTGGTGCCTTGGTGCTTGCCTGTGTTACCGCCATTGGTGGCGGTACTATCCGCGATATGGCTTTAGGTGCTAGCCCAGTATTCTGGGTAGAGAACGGTTTGTATTTGTGGGTAATTCTTGCAGCTAGTTTAGGCTCGGTATTATTGCTTAATAACTTTCCTACACCTCCTCGCTGGTTACTGCCGGTAGCTGATGCTATAGGAATGGCGGTATTTATGGCGATTGGTGCTAACAAAGCCTATCAATATGGGGCGCCAATGATTGTAGCCGTTACCATGGGAGTGATTACCGCCTGTGGTGGAGGCATGATCCGTGATGTATTGGCTAATCAAGTTCCTTTAGTACTGCAACGTGAGGTGTATGCCACTGCTTGTATTGTTGGTGGACTGGTTTGGGTGGCTGCTTTATACCTACAGTTTTCGGATACTATTGCTACAAGTGCTTGTATTTTGACCGCTTTGCTTATTCGTTTAGTGGCCATTCGCTACCATTTATCACTACCTAAGCTTGCCAAAAATCGTTAG
- a CDS encoding MATE family efflux transporter, which yields MEQQRQYLLDAPITPLIINKASPTLVGIFAIIFFNLVDTFFVAMLGTDALAGVSFTFPITFAITSVAMGLGIGLSSHVGRLLGARQHQQAAQLTSHSLLFSLLLIMSVAGLGYFSIYPLFSRLGAELPVMPYIEQYMQIWYLSVPLLVIPMIGNSAIRASGDSKTPSLVMLVAGIVNGVLDPIFIFGWGPVPAMGVQGAALATAVAWALTFSVAVYLLSFKLKLLRFEFCTIQQLITSWKKLLSIAIPAVFSQLLTPIATTITLVILASAGTATVAAYGFATRVEALLLIGVMAINSVIPMLVGQNVGAGKAQRAQQIVHHAIRLAVVWQLLLAIAMYALAPLMSYSFNHDAEVAELSQYYLQLVPFCYGMMAVPLLLAQTLNALAKPLLAMAINLIRLFGFMLPAIYIGTMWGSSKVIFLAIIIAHTLAGLASLIILIWLMSKNSWWQHSQS from the coding sequence ATGGAACAACAACGCCAGTATCTACTTGATGCTCCCATCACACCGCTTATTATCAATAAAGCCAGTCCAACATTGGTTGGTATTTTTGCGATCATCTTTTTTAACCTCGTTGATACCTTTTTTGTTGCAATGCTAGGCACCGATGCGTTGGCCGGTGTATCTTTTACTTTTCCCATCACCTTTGCCATTACCAGTGTAGCAATGGGCTTAGGCATTGGCCTGTCATCCCATGTAGGACGGCTTTTGGGGGCTCGCCAACACCAGCAGGCCGCGCAACTCACTAGCCATAGCTTACTGTTTAGCCTACTGCTAATTATGTCTGTAGCCGGATTAGGTTATTTCAGCATTTATCCTCTTTTCAGCCGCTTAGGCGCTGAATTACCAGTAATGCCCTATATTGAGCAATACATGCAAATTTGGTATCTCTCGGTACCGCTATTAGTAATTCCCATGATAGGCAATAGCGCCATAAGGGCCAGTGGCGACAGCAAAACCCCCAGTCTTGTGATGCTGGTTGCAGGTATCGTAAATGGGGTATTAGATCCTATTTTTATTTTTGGTTGGGGGCCTGTGCCAGCTATGGGTGTGCAGGGTGCCGCTTTAGCCACTGCAGTAGCTTGGGCACTCACCTTTAGTGTTGCTGTTTATTTGCTTAGTTTTAAATTAAAACTATTACGTTTTGAATTTTGCACCATTCAACAGCTTATCACCTCTTGGAAAAAGCTACTTAGCATAGCCATTCCGGCAGTGTTTTCTCAGCTACTTACTCCCATTGCCACCACCATAACCTTGGTAATTTTGGCCAGTGCCGGCACTGCAACCGTAGCAGCCTATGGCTTTGCTACTCGGGTAGAAGCCCTATTATTAATTGGGGTAATGGCGATTAACTCGGTGATTCCGATGTTAGTTGGACAAAACGTGGGAGCGGGTAAAGCACAACGTGCCCAACAAATCGTTCATCATGCCATTAGGCTAGCGGTGGTTTGGCAACTATTGCTCGCTATCGCAATGTACGCCTTGGCCCCTTTAATGAGTTATAGCTTTAATCACGATGCTGAAGTGGCTGAACTTAGCCAATATTACTTACAGTTGGTACCTTTTTGCTACGGCATGATGGCTGTCCCCTTATTGCTAGCCCAAACCTTAAATGCCTTAGCGAAGCCGCTGCTCGCAATGGCAATAAACTTAATTAGGTTGTTTGGTTTTATGTTGCCAGCTATTTACATTGGAACAATGTGGGGAAGCAGCAAAGTAATATTTTTAGCGATTATTATTGCTCACACCTTAGCGGGCTTAGCGAGCTTAATCATATTGATATGGTTAATGAGCAAAAACAGCTGGTGGCAACATTCACAATCTTAG